In Chrysiogenes arsenatis DSM 11915, the following proteins share a genomic window:
- the tsaD gene encoding tRNA (adenosine(37)-N6)-threonylcarbamoyltransferase complex transferase subunit TsaD, with protein sequence MSLLLAIETSCDDTSVAVVDQNFVVRSNIVRSQTATHTLYGGVVPEIASRLHFGIIDSVVAEALAQADTTLEAVGAIAVTQRPGLIGSLLVGLSFAKGLAWRQAIPLIPVHHIEGHIFAPTIEHTIPYPFLCGVFSGGHSNIYRVDDFGHYTILARTLDDAMGEAYDKVSKMLGLGYPGGPIIDRLAQHGEPLFPLPRPRIKTSPGDFSFSGLKTAVLNTIRQNPTARHEDIAASFQATAVGMVVDRIVELCREQRVQHVAFSGGVSCNSRLRHDAAEACRAWGIQCYFPRPIYCTDNAAMIGVAGMHRWQRGDVAPTLDLNAIASEALG encoded by the coding sequence TCGCCATTGAAACCTCGTGCGACGATACCTCCGTAGCGGTGGTCGATCAGAACTTCGTCGTGCGCAGCAACATTGTCCGCTCGCAAACGGCAACCCATACACTGTACGGAGGCGTGGTGCCGGAAATCGCCTCACGCCTCCATTTCGGCATAATCGACAGCGTCGTTGCCGAAGCGTTGGCTCAGGCAGACACAACGCTGGAGGCTGTCGGTGCCATTGCCGTCACGCAGCGCCCGGGACTGATCGGCAGCTTGCTGGTCGGCCTCAGCTTTGCCAAAGGGCTGGCATGGCGACAAGCCATTCCACTTATTCCAGTGCACCACATCGAAGGGCATATCTTTGCCCCGACCATCGAACACACTATTCCCTATCCCTTCCTCTGCGGCGTATTCAGTGGCGGACACAGCAACATTTACCGTGTTGATGATTTTGGTCACTATACCATTTTGGCGCGGACACTGGATGATGCCATGGGAGAAGCCTACGACAAAGTATCGAAAATGCTGGGACTTGGCTATCCTGGCGGCCCAATTATTGACCGCCTTGCACAACACGGCGAACCGCTGTTTCCCCTCCCACGCCCACGCATAAAAACCAGTCCGGGCGATTTCTCTTTCAGCGGCCTGAAAACCGCCGTCCTGAACACTATCCGCCAAAACCCCACCGCGCGGCACGAAGACATCGCCGCATCGTTTCAGGCAACCGCCGTCGGCATGGTCGTTGACCGCATCGTGGAGCTGTGCCGTGAGCAGCGCGTTCAGCACGTTGCGTTTTCTGGTGGTGTCAGTTGCAACTCACGCCTACGTCACGATGCTGCCGAAGCCTGCCGTGCTTGGGGCATCCAGTGCTATTTCCCCCGCCCCATCTACTGCACCGACAATGCCGCGATGATCGGCGTAGCTGGTATGCACCGCTGGCAACGCGGCGATGTCGCCCCCACGTTAGATTTGAACGCAATCGCCAGCGAAGCGTTGGGGTAA